One window from the genome of Pandoraea fibrosis encodes:
- a CDS encoding DUF1427 family protein: protein MKPYLLSLALGVVVGVIYALFHVRSPAPPVVALVGLLGILLGEQIPPLIKGWVKPDSVQTSWLREQVKPHVFGELPQCAKTDIAATTPAKEERT, encoded by the coding sequence ATGAAGCCCTACCTGCTGTCACTGGCGCTCGGTGTCGTTGTTGGCGTGATCTATGCGCTGTTCCACGTGCGCTCCCCGGCCCCGCCGGTCGTCGCGCTGGTGGGGCTTCTCGGGATCTTGCTCGGTGAGCAGATCCCGCCCCTGATCAAAGGCTGGGTCAAGCCCGACAGCGTGCAGACGTCGTGGCTGCGCGAGCAGGTCAAACCGCATGTGTTCGGCGAACTGCCGCAATGCGCCAAGACCGACATCGCAGCGACGACCCCTGCCAAAGAAGAGCGCACGTAA
- a CDS encoding DoxX family protein → MNTRIMTRWQPAPALRWIALLLLCAAYLQGGLDKANDFNAAIAEMQHFGVSPAAPMAVAVIVLELGASVLILTGFYRWLGALALAGFTLFATFVALRFWEMPQPERFMAENAFFEHLGLVGGFLLVAWHDWKARADA, encoded by the coding sequence ATGAACACGCGAATCATGACGCGCTGGCAACCCGCGCCCGCACTTCGGTGGATCGCGCTGCTGTTGTTGTGCGCCGCCTATTTGCAGGGCGGCCTGGACAAGGCGAACGATTTCAACGCCGCAATCGCCGAGATGCAGCACTTCGGCGTCTCGCCTGCGGCGCCGATGGCGGTTGCCGTCATCGTGCTCGAGTTGGGCGCCTCGGTGCTCATCCTCACCGGCTTTTACCGGTGGCTGGGTGCCCTGGCGCTGGCGGGGTTCACGTTGTTCGCCACTTTCGTGGCGCTACGTTTCTGGGAGATGCCGCAGCCCGAGCGCTTCATGGCCGAGAACGCATTCTTCGAGCATCTCGGTTTGGTCGGTGGCTTTTTGTTGGTGGCATGGCACGATTGGAAGGCCCGTGCGGATGCCTGA
- a CDS encoding amidohydrolase, whose product MTATHASSAAPDVILHNGRFTTLDRTNPTASAVAIKDGRFVRVGRTEDVLPLAGSATRVIDLKGKPVLPGLIDNHLHIIRGGLNFNLELRWDGVRSLADAMSMLKRQVAITPAPQWVRVVGGFTEHQFAEKRLPTIAELNAVAPDTPVFILHLYDRALLNGAALRAVGYTRDTPAPPGGEIVRDSAGNPTGLLLAKPNASILYATLAKGPKLPLDYQVNSTRHFMRELNRLGVTGAIDAGGGFQNYPEDYQVIQQLADAGQLTIRLAYNLFTQKPKQEKEDFLNWTATSRYKQGDDYFRHNGAGEMLVFSAADFEDFRQPRPDMAPEMEGELEEVVRVLAQNRWPWRLHATYDETIERALDVFEKVNQDTPLEGLNWFFDHCETISETSIDRIAALGGGIAVQHRMAYQGEYFVERYGAGAAQATPPVKRMLEKGVNVSAGTDATRVASYNPWVSLSWLVTGKTVGGMQLYAQANCVDRETALRMWTEKVTWFSNEVGKKGRIEAGQLADLIVPDRDFFGCAESDIADTTALLTMVGGKVVYGAGPFAPLDEGTPPVAMPDWSPARTFGGYAGWADKETSAQGTPMHKALHNAAAACACANNCNVHGHRHATAWSSKLPVSDLKGFWGALGCACWAV is encoded by the coding sequence ATGACCGCCACTCACGCCTCGAGCGCTGCTCCCGACGTCATCCTGCACAACGGGCGCTTTACCACGCTGGATCGCACCAATCCCACGGCGAGCGCCGTGGCCATCAAGGACGGCCGCTTCGTGCGTGTTGGCCGTACCGAAGACGTCCTGCCGCTGGCGGGGAGCGCCACCCGGGTGATCGATCTGAAGGGCAAGCCCGTGCTGCCCGGCCTGATCGACAACCACCTTCATATCATTCGCGGTGGCCTGAACTTCAATCTGGAATTGCGCTGGGACGGCGTGCGCAGCTTGGCCGACGCGATGAGCATGCTCAAACGTCAGGTGGCGATTACGCCCGCACCGCAATGGGTGCGCGTGGTCGGCGGCTTCACCGAGCATCAGTTTGCCGAGAAGCGCCTGCCGACCATTGCCGAACTCAATGCCGTTGCGCCCGACACGCCGGTCTTCATCCTGCACTTGTATGACCGCGCCTTGCTCAACGGTGCCGCGCTGCGCGCCGTGGGTTACACGCGCGATACGCCTGCACCCCCGGGGGGCGAGATCGTGCGCGACAGCGCGGGCAATCCTACGGGATTGCTGCTCGCCAAGCCCAATGCTTCCATCCTTTACGCCACGCTGGCCAAAGGCCCCAAGCTGCCGTTGGACTATCAGGTCAACTCGACGCGCCACTTCATGCGCGAGCTCAATCGTCTTGGCGTGACCGGCGCCATCGATGCGGGCGGCGGCTTCCAGAACTACCCCGAGGACTATCAGGTGATCCAGCAGTTGGCCGATGCCGGTCAACTCACGATTCGCCTCGCCTACAACCTGTTCACGCAAAAACCGAAGCAGGAGAAGGAAGACTTTCTGAACTGGACGGCGACGTCCAGGTACAAGCAGGGCGACGATTACTTCCGCCACAACGGTGCGGGCGAGATGCTGGTGTTTTCCGCCGCCGACTTCGAGGACTTCCGTCAGCCGCGCCCGGACATGGCGCCGGAGATGGAAGGCGAACTCGAAGAGGTCGTGCGTGTGCTCGCCCAGAACCGCTGGCCGTGGCGTCTGCACGCGACCTATGACGAAACCATCGAGCGGGCGCTCGATGTGTTCGAGAAGGTGAATCAGGACACGCCGCTCGAAGGGCTGAACTGGTTCTTCGATCACTGCGAAACGATCTCCGAGACATCGATTGACCGCATTGCGGCACTCGGCGGCGGTATCGCCGTGCAACACCGGATGGCTTATCAGGGCGAGTACTTCGTCGAGCGTTACGGCGCAGGCGCTGCGCAGGCAACGCCGCCGGTCAAGCGCATGTTGGAGAAGGGCGTGAATGTGTCGGCCGGCACCGACGCGACGCGCGTGGCGAGCTACAACCCGTGGGTGTCGCTGTCATGGCTGGTCACAGGCAAGACGGTGGGCGGCATGCAGCTCTATGCGCAGGCCAACTGTGTAGATCGCGAGACGGCTTTGCGCATGTGGACCGAGAAGGTCACGTGGTTCTCGAACGAAGTCGGCAAGAAGGGCCGCATCGAAGCGGGTCAGTTGGCCGACCTGATCGTGCCGGATCGCGACTTCTTCGGCTGTGCCGAATCGGATATTGCCGACACCACGGCATTGCTCACCATGGTCGGCGGCAAGGTGGTCTACGGTGCGGGACCGTTTGCGCCGCTCGACGAAGGCACGCCCCCGGTGGCCATGCCCGACTGGTCGCCCGCACGCACTTTCGGCGGTTACGCGGGCTGGGCTGACAAGGAGACGTCGGCACAAGGCACACCGATGCACAAGGCACTGCACAATGCCGCAGCCGCCTGTGCCTGCGCCAACAACTGCAACGTGCACGGTCACCGGCATGCGACCGCGTGGAGCAGCAAGCTGCCCGTGTCCGATCTGAAGGGCTTCTGGGGTGCGTTGGGCTGCGCGTGCTGGGCGGTGTGA
- a CDS encoding COG4315 family predicted lipoprotein, with amino-acid sequence MNQRHSMSAVLTAVVAAAGLFAAAAAHAQTPLKAMGGMLVDGQNRTVYTFDKDVAGSGKSTCNGPCAEAWPPVMAAPGAKAEGDYSVITRDDGKMQWAYKGKPVYLFTKDAAPGEMKGDGFKDVWHVVKP; translated from the coding sequence ATGAACCAACGTCATTCGATGTCCGCCGTGCTTACCGCTGTCGTGGCCGCTGCCGGTCTCTTCGCTGCTGCCGCCGCCCACGCCCAGACGCCGCTCAAGGCCATGGGCGGCATGCTGGTCGATGGCCAGAACCGTACCGTCTACACGTTCGACAAGGATGTGGCAGGCAGTGGCAAGAGCACCTGTAATGGCCCGTGTGCCGAAGCCTGGCCGCCGGTGATGGCGGCCCCCGGCGCCAAGGCCGAAGGTGACTACAGCGTGATCACGCGCGACGACGGCAAGATGCAATGGGCTTACAAGGGCAAGCCGGTCTATCTGTTCACGAAAGACGCCGCCCCGGGCGAGATGAAGGGCGACGGCTTCAAGGACGTGTGGCACGTTGTCAAGCCCTGA
- a CDS encoding zf-HC2 domain-containing protein, with amino-acid sequence MNEDDIRLLAYVDNELAPAERAEVEAAVAASPALADVVASLRASRLPYREMFAAQALPPVPENLSANLDALLRTHAQRQQTGTVLAGEMPRANAPVANDAQVASSTSANVPAPGRRVRSWWLAAAFAAGVAVSAVTLPLLPGVLQKAGLGGPVLTGAATPPPKSPQGVTWVRAAAEYQQLYARDTVASINVDASDTARTVADIQRDDQLDIRVPDLKAQGLTFKRVQRLRWQDRALVQMVYLPEKGDPIALCVVKDPRPDQGVAEQHIDRMGVLTWRKGQVGYALIGAPGSVDLKAVANSLAQL; translated from the coding sequence ATGAACGAAGACGATATCCGCCTGCTCGCCTACGTCGACAACGAACTCGCCCCGGCCGAGCGTGCCGAAGTGGAAGCGGCCGTGGCTGCCTCGCCGGCGCTGGCCGATGTGGTGGCCTCACTGCGTGCGTCGCGCCTGCCGTATCGCGAAATGTTCGCTGCTCAAGCCCTGCCCCCCGTTCCCGAAAACCTGAGCGCCAATCTCGACGCGCTGCTCCGCACACATGCGCAACGTCAGCAGACGGGGACGGTGCTGGCGGGTGAGATGCCGCGAGCGAATGCCCCTGTCGCAAACGATGCGCAGGTCGCATCGTCGACGTCGGCGAACGTGCCGGCACCTGGGCGCCGCGTGCGTTCGTGGTGGCTGGCAGCGGCGTTTGCGGCAGGCGTCGCGGTGAGCGCCGTCACCCTGCCGTTGCTGCCGGGCGTGCTGCAAAAGGCTGGACTGGGCGGCCCGGTGCTGACCGGTGCCGCGACGCCCCCGCCAAAGTCGCCGCAGGGCGTAACGTGGGTGCGCGCGGCAGCCGAATATCAACAGCTTTATGCGCGCGACACGGTGGCGTCGATCAATGTGGATGCCAGCGACACCGCGCGCACGGTGGCCGATATTCAACGCGACGATCAACTCGATATCCGCGTGCCCGATCTGAAGGCGCAGGGACTGACGTTCAAGCGCGTGCAGCGCTTGCGCTGGCAGGATCGTGCATTGGTGCAGATGGTGTATCTGCCGGAGAAGGGCGACCCGATTGCCCTATGCGTTGTGAAGGATCCGCGCCCCGATCAGGGCGTGGCCGAGCAGCATATCGACCGCATGGGCGTGCTCACGTGGCGCAAAGGGCAAGTGGGTTACGCGCTGATCGGGGCACCCGGTTCGGTCGATCTGAAGGCCGTGGCGAATTCTCTGGCGCAGCTTTAA
- a CDS encoding RNA polymerase sigma factor, which translates to MTGQDLPSLLPGLLPRLWAFALRIAGDRHDAEDLVQRACVHALERVHQWQPGTSALSWMYSIVHTTWINEIRARRVRSRGSLAWDDADVEAIPDLQASTPEDLASYHQVFGAVDRLPEAQRFVVLLVAVEGLSYQEAALVLDVPIGTVMSRLSRARRTIGEQFRNAEGQPRRTDAVGPASGAREEDA; encoded by the coding sequence ATGACCGGTCAGGATTTGCCCAGCTTGCTCCCGGGCTTGCTGCCACGCCTCTGGGCGTTCGCGCTGCGCATTGCGGGCGATCGTCACGATGCCGAGGATCTCGTGCAGCGTGCTTGCGTGCACGCGCTCGAGCGCGTGCATCAATGGCAGCCGGGCACCTCGGCATTGAGCTGGATGTACAGCATCGTGCATACCACGTGGATCAACGAGATCCGGGCGCGCCGTGTTCGTTCGCGCGGCAGCCTCGCGTGGGACGACGCCGATGTCGAAGCGATCCCCGATCTTCAGGCGTCGACGCCGGAGGACCTTGCCAGTTATCACCAGGTGTTCGGTGCCGTCGACCGTTTGCCTGAAGCACAGCGATTCGTGGTGCTGCTGGTCGCTGTGGAGGGGTTGAGCTATCAGGAGGCGGCGCTCGTGCTCGACGTGCCCATCGGCACGGTGATGAGCCGCCTGTCACGCGCGCGCCGTACCATCGGCGAGCAGTTTCGCAACGCCGAGGGGCAACCCCGCCGCACCGACGCTGTCGGCCCCGCATCCGGCGCACGTGAGGAGGATGCGTGA
- a CDS encoding isochorismatase family protein: protein MALNKPVAVAKPGSLLLTPQDHTLIMIDFQSQMAFATHSIDAVTLRNNAALVANAAAGFGVSTILTTVAEKSFSGPMFEEVTAPFPGQAMLDRTSMNTWEDEAVIHRVNEIGKSRIVLAGLWTGVCIVGPALSAIDQGFEVYVITDASGDVSTEAHERAVERMVQAGARPMTALQYLLELQRDWARTDTYDMTTGIAKKWGGSYGIGIHYAKTMFNAHEG, encoded by the coding sequence ATGGCCCTCAACAAACCCGTCGCCGTCGCCAAGCCCGGTTCGCTGCTGCTCACGCCGCAAGACCACACGCTGATCATGATTGACTTCCAGTCGCAGATGGCTTTCGCTACGCACTCCATCGACGCTGTCACGCTGCGCAACAACGCCGCGCTGGTCGCCAACGCTGCCGCCGGTTTCGGTGTGTCGACCATTCTCACCACCGTGGCCGAAAAGAGCTTCAGCGGCCCGATGTTCGAAGAAGTGACGGCACCGTTCCCCGGTCAGGCGATGCTCGATCGCACCTCCATGAATACGTGGGAAGACGAAGCCGTGATTCACCGCGTGAACGAGATCGGCAAGTCGCGCATCGTGCTCGCGGGCTTGTGGACGGGCGTGTGCATCGTGGGCCCGGCCCTCTCGGCGATCGATCAAGGATTCGAGGTGTATGTGATTACCGACGCCAGCGGCGACGTATCGACCGAAGCCCACGAGCGCGCCGTCGAGCGCATGGTTCAGGCCGGTGCCCGCCCGATGACGGCATTGCAGTATCTGCTGGAGTTGCAACGTGACTGGGCGCGCACCGACACGTACGACATGACCACGGGGATTGCGAAGAAGTGGGGCGGTTCTTACGGGATCGGCATCCACTATGCCAAGACGATGTTCAACGCTCACGAAGGATAA
- a CDS encoding GNAT family N-acetyltransferase — protein MTPMTTPIQVQDNPAKHRFEYSVQGEHAVAIYSMEGNVITFIHTLVPDALRGQGIATKLVLAGLASARERGLRVIPQCPVFAAYMRAHPETHDLLADEGRALLGL, from the coding sequence ATGACACCTATGACGACCCCCATTCAGGTACAAGACAATCCGGCGAAGCACCGCTTCGAGTATTCGGTGCAAGGCGAACATGCCGTCGCGATCTATTCGATGGAAGGCAACGTCATCACGTTCATTCACACGCTTGTGCCCGACGCGTTGCGTGGCCAAGGCATCGCCACGAAGCTGGTGCTCGCGGGGCTGGCCTCGGCACGGGAGCGTGGTTTGCGCGTCATTCCGCAGTGCCCAGTGTTTGCGGCCTATATGCGCGCACATCCCGAGACGCACGACTTGCTGGCCGATGAAGGCCGCGCTTTGCTCGGTCTGTAA
- a CDS encoding LysR family transcriptional regulator, whose amino-acid sequence MLKLSLEAIEIVDAIARYGSFAAAAERLHKVPSTISYAVSKLEDQLGLALFVRNGPRVTLTDAGQEMLKEGRWLLAAANQLESRMRQIATGFEAEIRLVHDSLIPTSAFNPDICAFEDLSCGTRLRIGTETLTGTWELLREGRADLVVAAGEGPASGGYKAVAVGTLDFAFCVSATHPFTKLGRTLTRDDLLENTAIVVGDGARSLVDRSVGLLLGQRRITVPSMQAKIAAQLAGLGHGFLPRACVCAELKRGALVELQVEEPRPPETFWLAWRTERMGEALKWWSQRLSRPLLPDILAL is encoded by the coding sequence GTGCTCAAGCTGTCTCTGGAAGCCATCGAAATCGTCGATGCCATTGCGCGATATGGCTCGTTCGCCGCGGCGGCCGAACGGCTGCACAAAGTGCCGTCGACCATTTCTTACGCCGTCTCCAAGCTGGAAGATCAGCTCGGCCTTGCCCTATTCGTTCGCAACGGCCCGAGGGTCACGCTCACCGACGCGGGGCAAGAGATGCTCAAGGAGGGTCGGTGGCTGCTGGCGGCGGCGAACCAGCTCGAATCGCGCATGCGACAAATCGCCACCGGTTTCGAGGCGGAAATCCGGCTGGTCCACGATTCGCTGATCCCCACGAGCGCCTTCAATCCCGATATCTGCGCCTTCGAAGACCTGAGCTGCGGCACGCGCCTGCGCATTGGCACGGAGACGCTCACGGGCACATGGGAGTTGTTGCGCGAAGGCCGCGCCGATCTGGTCGTGGCCGCCGGGGAAGGACCGGCCAGCGGTGGCTACAAGGCCGTGGCGGTCGGTACGCTGGATTTCGCGTTCTGCGTGAGCGCCACCCATCCGTTCACCAAGCTGGGGCGCACGCTCACGCGGGACGATCTGCTGGAGAACACCGCCATCGTCGTGGGCGACGGGGCGCGCTCTCTGGTCGATCGCTCAGTGGGGCTGTTGCTGGGCCAGCGCCGGATCACGGTGCCCAGCATGCAGGCGAAGATCGCGGCGCAGTTGGCAGGGCTGGGGCACGGATTTCTGCCGCGCGCCTGCGTGTGTGCGGAACTCAAGCGCGGTGCGCTGGTGGAATTGCAGGTCGAGGAACCACGCCCGCCGGAGACCTTCTGGCTGGCGTGGCGCACCGAGCGCATGGGCGAGGCGTTGAAGTGGTGGAGCCAGCGGCTTAGCCGGCCGTTGCTCCCCGACATTCTGGCGCTTTAA